From one Ferrovibrio sp. MS7 genomic stretch:
- a CDS encoding 2OG-Fe(II) oxygenase, with amino-acid sequence MQHTITFKPDGTFKTASIDWNQVEAAIFRDGFARLPDMLDATGCRALASLYGEDRLFRSRIDMARHAFGRGTYAYFAAPLPEPITALRTALYAGLSPIANRMMRALGRDATYPATHAEFIARCHAAGQTRPTPLLLQYRTGDYNRLHQDLYGDTVFPLQSVTMLSRPNEDFTGGEFLLVENRPRQQSIGRVLAPLQGEMIVFAVSDRPVQAARGFMRATMRHGVSEVLSGERYTFGCILHDAA; translated from the coding sequence ATGCAGCACACGATCACATTCAAGCCAGATGGCACATTCAAGACAGCTTCTATCGACTGGAACCAGGTCGAGGCGGCGATTTTCCGCGATGGCTTCGCCCGCCTGCCGGACATGCTGGATGCAACGGGCTGCCGCGCGCTGGCCTCGCTCTATGGCGAGGACAGATTGTTCCGCAGCCGCATCGACATGGCCCGCCATGCTTTCGGGCGCGGCACTTATGCCTATTTCGCCGCCCCCCTGCCGGAACCGATCACTGCGCTGCGCACCGCGCTCTATGCCGGCCTCAGCCCCATCGCCAACCGCATGATGCGCGCGCTGGGCCGCGATGCCACTTATCCTGCAACCCATGCAGAATTCATTGCCCGCTGCCATGCTGCCGGGCAGACGCGGCCGACGCCGTTGCTGCTGCAGTATCGCACCGGCGACTATAACCGGCTGCACCAGGACCTCTATGGCGATACGGTATTTCCGCTGCAGAGTGTCACCATGCTGTCTCGGCCCAATGAAGACTTTACCGGCGGTGAATTCCTGCTGGTGGAAAACCGCCCCCGGCAGCAGAGCATCGGCCGCGTGCTGGCACCGCTACAGGGCGAGATGATCGTGTTCGCGGTTTCAGACCGTCCGGTGCAGGCTGCGCGCGGCTTCATGCGCGCGACGATGCGCCATGGCGTGAGCGAAGTGTTGAGCGGCGAGCGCTACACCTTCGGCTGCATCCTGCATGATGCGGCTTAA
- the dgt gene encoding dGTP triphosphohydrolase, protein MDWIETLLSCPPNRRPPGDGRSPFQQDADRIVFSSAFRRLQNKTQVHPLPHTDFVRTRLTHSMEVASVGRSLGGQVARRLPDDVLKAHPHLAADLGDIVAAACLAHDIGNPPFGHTGEQAMQHWFADFFGRRGGDDLSDAELEDFLRFEGNAQGFRILTRLQMDRNEGGMRLMDATLGAFTKYPCASDARQKPGYSGRKKHGFMQAEAELFAALAARLRLEPFAGVQAWRRYPLAYLVEAADDICYSIIDVEDGVKLGRIGFSEAEELFLPIIGADLGERYKLRNADEKLSTLRSRAIGGLIDACCAAFVAAPLEAAVVDATPHRETVKKLKTLAAERVYRWERTVTKELEGIAVIRRLLDLFVGALDAKPGHVTAERLLDLVPHYRSATTRYQRLLSITDYISGMTDRYAIEMQQQLRDISL, encoded by the coding sequence ATGGATTGGATCGAAACCCTGTTGAGCTGCCCGCCGAACCGCCGCCCGCCCGGCGATGGCCGTTCCCCCTTCCAGCAGGATGCCGACCGCATCGTGTTTTCCTCGGCTTTCCGCCGGCTGCAGAACAAGACCCAGGTGCATCCGTTGCCGCATACCGATTTCGTGCGCACGCGGCTGACCCATTCGATGGAAGTGGCCTCCGTCGGCCGTTCGCTCGGCGGCCAGGTGGCTCGCAGGCTGCCCGATGATGTGCTGAAGGCGCATCCGCATCTCGCCGCCGATCTCGGCGACATCGTTGCCGCCGCCTGCCTGGCACATGACATCGGCAATCCGCCTTTCGGCCATACCGGCGAGCAGGCGATGCAGCATTGGTTCGCCGATTTCTTCGGCCGCCGCGGCGGCGACGATCTGAGCGATGCCGAACTCGAGGACTTCCTGCGCTTCGAGGGCAATGCTCAAGGCTTCCGCATTCTCACGCGGCTGCAGATGGACCGCAACGAGGGCGGCATGCGGCTGATGGATGCCACGCTCGGCGCCTTCACCAAATACCCTTGCGCCAGCGATGCGCGGCAGAAACCCGGCTATAGCGGCCGCAAGAAGCATGGCTTCATGCAGGCAGAGGCCGAACTATTCGCCGCCCTGGCCGCCAGGCTGCGGCTTGAGCCTTTCGCGGGCGTGCAGGCCTGGCGGCGCTATCCGCTGGCCTATCTGGTCGAGGCCGCCGACGACATCTGCTACAGCATCATCGACGTGGAAGACGGCGTGAAACTGGGCCGCATCGGCTTCAGCGAGGCCGAGGAACTGTTCCTGCCGATCATCGGCGCCGATCTCGGCGAACGCTACAAGCTGCGCAATGCCGATGAGAAACTCTCGACACTGCGCTCGCGCGCCATCGGCGGCCTGATCGATGCCTGCTGCGCCGCCTTCGTCGCCGCGCCGCTGGAAGCCGCCGTGGTGGATGCCACGCCGCACCGCGAGACCGTGAAGAAGCTCAAGACACTGGCTGCCGAGCGGGTCTACCGCTGGGAGCGCACCGTGACCAAGGAACTTGAAGGCATCGCGGTGATCCGCCGCCTGCTCGACCTGTTCGTCGGCGCCCTGGATGCCAAGCCCGGCCATGTCACCGCCGAGCGCCTGCTCGACCTGGTGCCGCATTACCGCAGTGCCACCACGCGCTATCAGCGCCTGCTCAGCATCACGGATTATATCTCGGGCATGACCGATCGCTATGCCATCGAGATGCAGCAGCAGTTGCGCGATATCTCGCTTTAA
- a CDS encoding helix-turn-helix domain-containing protein: MNDPGDIEARIAARLKARREELGLTLDMLAERSSVSRAMISRVERRESSPTAALLGRLCAGLETTLSSLMAGIEDISRTRFVAAAEQPFWRDPATGFERRAVTPGGTASAVEIVQGMLPPGARIEYPALNPASYDQHILGQEGRLRFHLGDASFDIGPGDCLYTMLDQPHGFRNPGKQPARYLVIIRKLRP, from the coding sequence ATGAATGACCCTGGTGACATCGAAGCCCGCATCGCCGCCCGGCTGAAAGCCCGCCGCGAGGAACTGGGGCTGACGCTGGACATGCTGGCGGAGCGCTCAAGCGTCAGCCGGGCGATGATCTCGCGCGTTGAGCGGCGGGAATCGAGCCCCACGGCGGCCCTACTCGGGCGGCTCTGCGCCGGGCTGGAAACCACACTGTCGAGCCTGATGGCCGGCATCGAGGATATCAGCCGCACGCGTTTCGTGGCGGCGGCCGAACAGCCCTTCTGGCGCGACCCGGCCACCGGCTTCGAGCGCCGCGCGGTGACGCCCGGCGGCACGGCGTCCGCAGTGGAGATCGTGCAGGGCATGCTGCCGCCCGGCGCCCGCATCGAGTATCCGGCGCTCAATCCCGCGAGTTATGACCAGCATATCCTGGGCCAGGAGGGCCGGCTGCGCTTCCATCTCGGCGATGCAAGCTTCGATATCGGCCCCGGCGACTGCCTCTACACCATGCTCGACCAGCCGCATGGCTTCCGCAATCCCGGCAAGCAGCCGGCGCGCTATCTCGTCATCATCCGAAAGCTACGGCCATGA
- a CDS encoding GNAT family N-acetyltransferase, translating to MITLRDATATDMAAILPIYNDAVVNTTAVFDYAARSLEAQRAWFAAKQEQQLPVLLAVEGDAVLGFASYGPFRPWPAYRHTVENAIYIAPERRGQGLGKLLLPALFARAQAAGMHAMIAGITADNAASLHLHTQMGFREAGRLTEVGWKFERWLDLVFMEKRL from the coding sequence ATGATCACACTCCGCGATGCCACTGCTACCGACATGGCGGCGATCCTGCCGATCTATAACGATGCCGTGGTCAACACCACCGCCGTGTTTGATTACGCGGCGCGCAGCCTGGAAGCGCAGCGCGCCTGGTTCGCGGCCAAGCAGGAACAGCAATTGCCGGTGTTGCTGGCCGTCGAGGGCGATGCCGTGCTCGGCTTCGCCAGCTATGGCCCTTTCCGGCCCTGGCCGGCCTATCGCCACACGGTGGAGAACGCCATCTACATCGCGCCCGAACGGCGCGGCCAGGGGCTAGGCAAGCTGCTGTTGCCGGCGTTGTTCGCCCGCGCCCAGGCCGCCGGCATGCATGCCATGATCGCCGGCATCACGGCGGACAATGCCGCCAGCCTGCACCTGCATACTCAGATGGGCTTCCGCGAGGCCGGCAGGCTTACCGAGGTCGGCTGGAAATTCGAGCGCTGGCTCGACCTGGTGTTCATGGAAAAGCGCCTATGA
- a CDS encoding GNAT family N-acetyltransferase: MIRILTPPEAEAAIDDLAEILRDCVEGGAMVNFMLPYSHGDALGFWRKALAAQQRGELVLFAGYDADGHLSGTVSLGLDVPPNQPHRAEVKKMLVHRRARRQGLARRLMLALHTEARRLNRHLLVLDTGQHSEAEPLYQALGYSLLGVMPAYSLPPQGGAPQPCAFYYKFLDAA; encoded by the coding sequence ATGATCCGCATCCTGACGCCGCCCGAGGCCGAAGCCGCCATCGACGACCTGGCGGAGATCCTGCGCGACTGCGTCGAAGGCGGCGCCATGGTGAATTTCATGCTGCCCTACAGCCACGGCGATGCGCTGGGCTTCTGGCGCAAGGCGCTGGCGGCACAGCAGCGCGGTGAGCTGGTGCTGTTCGCCGGCTATGACGCGGATGGGCATTTGAGCGGCACGGTAAGCCTGGGCCTGGATGTGCCGCCGAACCAGCCGCACCGCGCCGAGGTGAAGAAGATGCTGGTGCATCGCCGCGCCCGCCGCCAGGGGCTGGCCCGCCGCCTGATGCTGGCGCTGCATACGGAAGCCCGGCGGCTGAACCGCCATCTGCTGGTGCTCGATACCGGCCAGCATAGCGAGGCGGAACCGCTGTATCAGGCGCTGGGCTACAGCCTGCTCGGCGTGATGCCGGCCTATTCCCTGCCGCCCCAGGGCGGCGCGCCGCAACCCTGCGCCTTCTACTATAAATTCCTCGACGCCGCCTGA